GCGCTGTACGAGCCGCTTTACGAGGATTCATTTTTTAGATTAGAGAAACAGCAGGACTACATCCGTCAGAGACTGCGTCAAGCCGAAGAGGACCGAGGGTACATGTTAGGTATCTTTCTTTTAAAGGAAGAGCGGCTCATCGGATATATTTCCATTTCCAATCTGGTGCGTGGAGTTGGACAATTTGCCGATATCGGCTACATGCTGGATCAGCATGAACAGGGCCGAGGTCATATGACAGCTGCCTTGAAGTTGACCATACAATATGCCTTCCGTGCGCTCTCCCTTCACCGTCTCCAGGCGGGTACTCTCTTGCATAATGCCCGCTCACAGCGCGTATTGGAAAAATGCGGCTTCCAGCCAGAAGGTATTGCCCGCAAGCTGGTACAAATCCAGGGAACCTGGCAGGATCACCAGATGTTCGGACTTTTAGCCGAGGATGACGTGTGGCAGACCTAAATGACTGCACAGGGTGATCATACAGCATTAAAACAAAAACCGCCCGGCGTTAAGCCGAGCGGTTTTCCTGCATCATATGGTGAATGTTAAGGAGCAACAGTTTGCATTTTTTGTTGCAATTGTTCGATTGTCAGGACTTGGTCGCCTGTTGGAATACCTACTTTAAATGTTGCCTTTTCATTGATTTTGCTGGATTGCGTGTAGCCTGTTACAGACAATTTTATATTGTCTTTTGTATCCGGATCATTTACTTCCACATTAGCATTCAGGTCTTGATACACAGGAATGTTATCCTTGTTCAAAGCTGTGTTAATGTCAAATTGTTTCACCGTCAAATAATTTTTCAACTCATCCAAACTTTTGCTAACTTCACTGGTATTGGATTGCAATTCTTTCTTTGCTTCAGCCAGTTCTTCCTTCTTCACTTGAAGCATGCCAGCATATTCGTCTTTAGACATGATATCAAATAATTTAGGAAGCGCCTTAGTAATAAATGTATCAGTAGCTTGCTTCACATTGTCGTTCGTAATTTTGAATTGAACCACTTGTTTAGCTTCAACGCCTTGTGGCAGTTTAGCATCTTTAGGATCAATATCAAAGAAATACGTAGCTTGATCGTACTCGCCCATAATTGCGGCAATCACTTCGTTCGCAAATTTTTGCGATTTTTCCTGATCCATCACTGCAGGGTTGAATTCTTGTCCGGATTGCTTAGCCAGTTCTTGCGGATCGATAACCAGGAATTTACCTACAACGTCCTGTGGAAGCGGGTAGAACGGAATATTCGGAACTTTAACGTACAATTTATCCTTAGTCATAACCATTGGAATCGTGAAGCTGGTGGAGAGATCACCTTTCAAATGAATGCCGAGCGTCATTTCAGATTGCAAAGGTTCTTTTTGATACACACCGTCCAGCGTAATGTCTGCATTTTTCAGCATATTGGTCATCATTGCACTTTGTTCACTTGGTAGAGTAGCGAGTGAAATTGTCAGATCCTTCACTGTGAATTGACTTTTGAATTCATAAGAGTTCAACTTCATTGCATTTGCAGTACCAGTCGTAACTGCTTCTTTCGGTTCTAGCTTCTTGCTGCAACCTACCAGGGCTACCGTCAAAAGCAACACCATCGTGAGTACCAAGACGGATAACTTTTTACTCATTGTGTAAATTCTCTCCTCTCGTAATTAACCCCTTTTATAATACTAACCAAAAAATACACACCCTTTATTTTACCGCATTTTCTCAAACAACGAAACACTTATTGGAAAAATTTCTTACAATAAGCACAAAGACACCCTGGTTCTTTAACCAAGGTGTACTGTATTATGCAATATATTTTTAGGAAAAAAGTCTATATGCTTATGACCCTTCTCTGTTATGGTGAGTGACATGATTCCGTTGTTTCACCTTTTTAGAACCGGACAGCGGCTCCTGCTGATGATTACGCTCACGTTTTTCGTTTCTTCCACCGGAATCCTGTGCCTCGGGAACAGGAATGGCTTTAGATTTGCCCATTTATGCATCCTCCGTTCTCAGTCTTTACGCTGATTCATCATAAAATCCGTATATTACCATTTAAAATAGGACTAAAGATGGTGCAGATCCTCCGTTTTATCGTGATTTAGTGAATCCTGATGACGGCGGTCATTACGATCCTGCTGAACCTGCTGTGCTTGATGACTATTAACAGGACGCTGCTCCAAATCATCTACAATATTGGACAGGTTCTTGTCCAGTCCGTTTTTGGCTTTTGTCATATAGCCTTTTCCCCCTTATTCCTTCATGACTACGAATGCGTCAATGACTGCAACGTCTGAGCACATTGGTGAATATGGCGAGTATAATCAGATACCAGCTGTTGGATGATATCTGTTCGTTCATCCACCGACTTACCATCCCGTTCTACATCGACCAAGCTAACCTGCACTTCTCGGGAATCTACATAGATGCATGCAAAGTCAAAGGAGTACATTTGTCGGCCCTCAACCTTAATGTGGATTCGTATAGCCCGGTTGTCTGCTTCATCTGTCTGTACCTGTACTTTATCTCCTGAATTCAAAAGAATCGGCAGTTGTTCCTGCCAAGCTTCTACCAGCTTTTGCTGATCTACTGTCATTTCTCGATTCATGCCAGCACCTCCACATCTGATAACGTGTGA
This DNA window, taken from Paenibacillus kribbensis, encodes the following:
- a CDS encoding GNAT family N-acetyltransferase, with protein sequence MPMSLYNTPQGIFLRPLGLEDSESLLALRMRNRESHALYEPLYEDSFFRLEKQQDYIRQRLRQAEEDRGYMLGIFLLKEERLIGYISISNLVRGVGQFADIGYMLDQHEQGRGHMTAALKLTIQYAFRALSLHRLQAGTLLHNARSQRVLEKCGFQPEGIARKLVQIQGTWQDHQMFGLLAEDDVWQT
- a CDS encoding small acid-soluble spore protein P; protein product: MGKSKAIPVPEAQDSGGRNEKRERNHQQEPLSGSKKVKQRNHVTHHNREGS